The following are encoded in a window of Streptomyces sp. Go-475 genomic DNA:
- a CDS encoding response regulator — protein MTRVLVVDDEPQIVRALVINLKARTYEVDAAHDGATALRLAAARHPDVVVLDLGLPDMDGVEVIRGLRGWTRVPILVLSARHSSDEKVEALDAGADDYVTKPFGMDELLARLRAAVRRAEPAGGGEDDVIVETDEFTVDLAAKKVQRAGKDVRLTPTEWHLLEVLVRNSGRLVGQKQLLQEVWGPSYGTETNYLRVYMAQLRRKLEADPSHPKHFITEPGMGYRFER, from the coding sequence ATGACCCGCGTCCTGGTGGTCGACGACGAGCCGCAGATCGTGCGCGCCCTCGTGATCAACCTCAAGGCACGCACGTACGAGGTCGACGCGGCCCACGACGGTGCCACCGCCCTGCGGCTCGCCGCCGCCCGCCACCCGGACGTGGTCGTCCTCGACCTCGGGCTGCCCGACATGGACGGCGTCGAGGTGATCAGGGGGCTGCGCGGCTGGACGCGGGTGCCGATCCTGGTGCTGTCCGCCCGGCACTCCTCCGACGAGAAGGTCGAGGCGCTGGACGCGGGCGCCGACGACTACGTCACCAAGCCGTTCGGCATGGACGAGCTGCTGGCCCGGCTGCGGGCCGCCGTGCGCCGGGCCGAGCCGGCCGGGGGCGGTGAGGACGACGTGATCGTGGAGACCGACGAGTTCACCGTCGACCTGGCCGCGAAGAAGGTGCAGCGCGCCGGGAAGGACGTCCGGCTGACGCCCACCGAGTGGCACCTGCTGGAGGTTCTCGTGCGCAACAGCGGCCGGCTGGTCGGGCAGAAGCAGCTGCTGCAGGAGGTCTGGGGGCCGTCGTACGGGACCGAGACGAACTATCTGCGCGTGTACATGGCGCAGCTGCGTCGGAAGCTGGAGGCGGACCCTTCGCACCCGAAGCACTTCATCACGGAGCCGGGGATGGGGTACCGGTTCGAGAGGTGA
- a CDS encoding OB-fold nucleic acid binding domain-containing protein, with product MSAVPRSQKPAGRFRRMLDRLSSSQEDLESEELREDSETTGCIRIGDCQDRQIVTVTGTLRTVTLRPRAGVPALEAELFDGSAALDVVWLGRRSIVGIEPGRKLIASGRVSMSRGRRVLFNPKYELRPLGRE from the coding sequence ATGAGTGCTGTTCCTCGTTCGCAGAAGCCGGCGGGCCGGTTCCGGCGCATGCTCGACCGGCTCTCCTCGTCGCAGGAGGACCTGGAGTCCGAGGAACTGCGGGAGGACTCCGAGACCACCGGCTGTATCCGGATCGGAGACTGCCAGGACCGCCAGATAGTGACGGTTACTGGTACCTTGCGCACGGTCACCCTGCGACCGCGCGCCGGAGTCCCTGCCCTGGAGGCCGAGCTGTTCGACGGATCCGCGGCGCTGGACGTGGTCTGGCTCGGCCGGCGCTCCATCGTGGGCATAGAGCCGGGACGCAAGCTGATCGCATCCGGCCGGGTCTCGATGAGCCGGGGCCGCCGGGTGCTGTTCAATCCCAAGTACGAACTGAGACCCCTGGGACGGGAGTAG
- a CDS encoding DUF3159 domain-containing protein — MTSLDKPTEENSADDARAVTEAALFEAFGGVRGMVETVVPGLLFVTIYTINKDLHLSAIAALAVSLVLVVVRLVMRDTVKHAFSGVFGVAFGVVFAMMTGNAKDFYLPGMLYTLGLGLAYVITAMAGVPLIGLILGPVFKENLSWRTRNPGRKKAYTKASYAWGAILLAKCAILFPLYWWADTTQLGWVLVALKIPPFLLAVWLTWVFLAKAPAPIDVFAEMEAEEKAAEERERQAAARSAE; from the coding sequence GTGACGTCGCTCGACAAGCCGACCGAAGAGAATTCTGCGGACGACGCCCGGGCGGTGACCGAGGCCGCCCTGTTCGAGGCGTTCGGCGGCGTGCGGGGCATGGTCGAGACGGTGGTGCCCGGCCTGCTCTTCGTCACCATCTACACGATCAACAAGGACCTGCACCTGTCGGCGATCGCGGCGCTGGCCGTGTCGCTGGTGCTGGTCGTGGTCCGGCTGGTGATGAGGGACACCGTCAAGCACGCCTTCAGCGGTGTCTTCGGCGTGGCCTTCGGTGTCGTCTTCGCGATGATGACCGGCAACGCCAAGGACTTCTACCTGCCCGGCATGCTCTACACGCTGGGCCTCGGACTCGCGTACGTGATCACGGCCATGGCGGGGGTCCCGCTGATCGGGCTGATCCTCGGGCCGGTGTTCAAGGAGAACCTCTCCTGGCGCACGCGGAACCCGGGCCGCAAGAAGGCGTACACCAAGGCCAGTTACGCCTGGGGCGCGATCCTGCTCGCCAAGTGCGCGATCCTCTTCCCGCTGTACTGGTGGGCCGACACCACGCAGCTGGGCTGGGTTCTGGTCGCCCTGAAGATCCCGCCCTTCCTGCTCGCGGTGTGGCTGACCTGGGTCTTCCTGGCGAAGGCGCCCGCGCCGATCGACGTGTTCGCGGAGATGGAGGCGGAGGAGAAGGCCGCCGAGGAGAGGGAGCGGCAGGCCGCGGCCCGGTCCGCCGAGTAG
- a CDS encoding TrkA family potassium uptake protein gives MRVAIAGAGAVGRSIAGELLENGHEVLLIDKAPTAISVERVPQAEWLLADACEITSLDEAALQRCNVVIAATGDDKVNLVVSLLAKTEYGVPRVVARVNNPKNEWLFNESWGVDVAVSTPRLMSALVEEAVSVGDLVRLLRFSHGDANLVELTLPEESALAGTRVGDVEWPEDTSLVTIIRGTRVLTPSREDSLEAGDELLFVAAQAREEQLEDLLSVRRDSAKS, from the coding sequence ATGAGGGTCGCCATTGCCGGTGCCGGCGCGGTCGGCCGCTCGATCGCGGGCGAGCTGCTGGAGAACGGCCACGAGGTCCTGCTGATCGACAAGGCGCCCACCGCCATCTCGGTCGAGCGCGTCCCGCAGGCCGAGTGGCTGCTCGCCGACGCCTGCGAGATCACGTCCCTGGACGAGGCGGCGCTGCAGCGCTGCAACGTCGTCATCGCCGCGACCGGCGACGACAAGGTGAACCTGGTCGTATCCCTGCTGGCCAAGACGGAGTACGGGGTTCCGCGCGTCGTCGCCCGGGTGAACAACCCGAAGAACGAGTGGCTCTTCAACGAGTCCTGGGGCGTGGACGTCGCCGTCTCCACCCCGCGCCTGATGTCGGCCCTGGTCGAGGAGGCGGTGAGCGTGGGCGACCTCGTCCGCCTGCTCCGCTTCAGCCACGGCGACGCCAACCTCGTCGAGCTGACCCTGCCGGAGGAGTCGGCCCTGGCCGGCACGCGGGTCGGGGACGTGGAGTGGCCGGAGGACACGTCCCTGGTCACGATCATCCGCGGTACGCGCGTTCTGACGCCCTCCCGGGAGGACTCCCTGGAGGCGGGAGACGAGCTGCTCTTCGTGGCCGCGCAGGCCCGCGAGGAGCAGTTGGAGGACCTGCTGTCGGTGCGGCGGGACAGCGCGAAGAGCTGA
- a CDS encoding TrkA family potassium uptake protein, translating to MHIVIMGCGRVGSALAQNLEQQGHTVAVVDQDPTAFRRLGSSFGGRRVTGVGFDQDTLREAGIEEAGAFAAVSSGDNSNIIAARVAREMFGIENVAARIYDPRRAEVYQRLGIPTVATVRWTADQMLRRLLPSGAEPLWRDPTGGVQLAEVHASTAWVGHKISRIQEETGVRVAFLTRLGEAVLPTSQTVLQEGDLVHVMMRTDEVDTVEAAFAKGPEEEGGH from the coding sequence ATGCATATTGTCATCATGGGTTGCGGAAGGGTGGGTTCCGCCCTGGCCCAGAACCTGGAGCAGCAGGGCCACACGGTCGCCGTGGTCGACCAGGACCCCACCGCCTTCCGCCGCTTGGGGTCCTCCTTCGGCGGCCGCCGCGTCACCGGGGTCGGCTTCGACCAGGACACCCTGAGGGAGGCCGGCATCGAGGAGGCCGGCGCCTTCGCCGCCGTCTCCAGCGGTGACAACTCCAACATCATCGCCGCGCGCGTGGCCCGCGAGATGTTCGGCATCGAGAACGTCGCCGCCCGCATCTACGACCCCCGCCGCGCCGAGGTCTACCAGCGCCTGGGCATCCCCACCGTCGCCACCGTCCGCTGGACGGCCGACCAGATGCTGCGCCGGCTGCTCCCCTCCGGCGCCGAGCCGCTGTGGCGCGACCCCACCGGCGGTGTCCAGCTCGCCGAGGTGCACGCCTCCACCGCCTGGGTCGGCCACAAGATCAGCCGGATCCAGGAGGAGACGGGCGTGCGCGTGGCGTTCCTGACCCGGCTCGGCGAGGCGGTCCTGCCCACCTCGCAGACGGTGTTGCAGGAGGGCGACCTGGTGCACGTGATGATGCGCACCGACGAGGTCGACACGGTCGAGGCGGCGTTCGCCAAGGGTCCCGAAGAGGAGGGCGGTCACTGA
- a CDS encoding adenosine kinase, translating into MRTDIDVLVLGGAGVDTIVHVPELPVPFADSHMIRPGIVTRAGQSGDFVALGTSALGLRTHHIDMLGDDPEGDLVRALHRDRGIALTAVPQPLGTKRAVNLVGPDGRRLSLYDATRSAETDRLPEATLRALAAVSRHAHVVITQPCAHALPILREAGVTISTDLHDWDGADPYHEPFAHQADLVFLSSTALADPERTMRRIAERGRARAVVATAGADGAYLLADGALTHVPAAEPPSPVVDSNGAGDAFAAAFLHAWLNGEPPHRCALHGAVAGAYACTVPSTRAESIGREELRAGVAELERVSVRSRPCG; encoded by the coding sequence ATGCGGACCGACATCGACGTGCTCGTGCTGGGCGGCGCGGGCGTGGACACGATCGTGCACGTGCCCGAACTGCCCGTGCCGTTCGCCGACAGCCACATGATCCGGCCCGGGATCGTCACGCGCGCGGGCCAGAGCGGGGACTTCGTCGCCCTCGGGACGAGCGCGCTGGGCCTGCGCACGCACCACATCGACATGCTCGGCGACGACCCCGAGGGCGACCTCGTCCGCGCGCTGCACCGGGACCGCGGCATCGCGCTCACCGCCGTCCCGCAGCCGCTCGGCACCAAGCGCGCGGTCAACCTGGTCGGCCCCGACGGCAGGCGCCTCTCCCTGTACGACGCGACGCGCTCGGCGGAGACGGACCGGCTGCCCGAGGCCACGCTGCGCGCCCTCGCGGCCGTGAGCCGGCACGCCCACGTCGTCATCACCCAGCCGTGCGCGCACGCGCTGCCGATCCTGCGCGAGGCGGGCGTCACGATCTCCACCGACCTGCACGACTGGGACGGGGCCGACCCCTACCACGAACCCTTCGCCCACCAGGCCGACCTGGTCTTCCTGTCCTCCACGGCACTGGCCGACCCGGAGCGGACCATGCGGCGGATCGCCGAGCGGGGCCGGGCCCGGGCGGTCGTGGCCACGGCCGGGGCGGACGGGGCGTACCTGCTGGCGGACGGCGCCCTGACCCACGTCCCCGCGGCCGAGCCGCCGTCCCCGGTCGTCGACAGCAACGGCGCGGGCGACGCCTTCGCCGCCGCGTTCCTCCACGCCTGGCTGAACGGCGAACCACCCCACCGCTGCGCCCTGCACGGCGCAGTGGCCGGGGCCTACGCCTGCACGGTGCCGTCGACCCGGGCCGAGAGCATCGGGCGGGAGGAACTGCGCGCCGGGGTGGCGGAGCTGGAAAGGGTCTCGGTCAGAAGCCGGCCGTGCGGTTGA
- a CDS encoding APC family permease encodes MSKLTDVPKRILIGRALRSDRLGETLLPKRIALPVFASDPLSSVAYAPGEVLLVLSIAGVTAYHFSPWIAVAVVVLMFTVVASYRQNVHAYPSGGGDYEVANTNLGPKAGLTVASALLVDYVLTVAVSISSGIENLGSAIPFVVEHKVLCAIGVIVLLTLMNLRGVKESGSLFAIPTYVFVAGVFTMIAWGAFRGLVLDDTMRAPTADYVIKPEHQGLAGFALVFLLLRAFSSGCAALTGVEAISNGVPAFRKPKSKNAATTLAMMGLLAVTMFCGIIALAAATDVRMAENPARDLFHNGVPLGADYVQNPVISQVAEAVFGKGSFLFIVLAAATALVLFLAANTAYNGFPLLGSILAQDRYLPRQLHTRGDRLAFSNGIVLLAGAAGLLVWIYGADSTRLIQLYIVGVFVSFTLSQTGMVRHWNRHLATEQDQAKRRRMIRSRAINAFGAFFTGLVLVVVLVTKFTHGAWVALLGMVIFYATMTAIRKHYDRVAEEIAAPEGPSDDSVRPSRVHSVVLISKIHRPTLRALAYAKLMRSDTLEAVSVNVDPAETKALREEWERRGIDVPLKVLDSPYREITRPIIEYVKSLRKESPRDAVSVIIPEYVVGHWYEHLLHNQSALRLKGRLLFTPGIMVTSVPYQLQSSEAAKRRARRQQEWNAPGSVRRGPAQERTRESSDPKS; translated from the coding sequence GTGTCCAAACTGACCGACGTGCCCAAACGGATCCTGATCGGGCGCGCACTGCGCAGTGACCGGCTGGGGGAGACTCTCCTGCCGAAGCGCATCGCACTCCCCGTCTTCGCCTCCGACCCGCTGTCCTCCGTGGCGTACGCGCCCGGCGAGGTCCTGCTGGTCCTGTCGATCGCGGGCGTGACGGCCTACCACTTCAGTCCGTGGATCGCGGTCGCGGTCGTCGTGCTGATGTTCACCGTGGTGGCCTCCTACCGGCAGAACGTGCACGCCTACCCCAGCGGCGGCGGCGACTACGAGGTGGCCAACACCAACCTCGGCCCCAAGGCGGGCCTGACGGTCGCCAGCGCGCTACTCGTCGACTACGTCCTCACCGTCGCGGTGTCGATCTCCTCCGGCATCGAGAACCTGGGCTCCGCGATCCCCTTCGTGGTCGAGCACAAGGTCCTCTGCGCGATCGGCGTGATCGTGCTGCTGACGCTGATGAACCTGCGCGGCGTGAAGGAGTCGGGTTCCCTCTTCGCCATCCCGACGTACGTCTTCGTCGCGGGCGTCTTCACGATGATCGCCTGGGGCGCCTTCCGCGGACTGGTCCTGGACGACACCATGCGGGCACCCACCGCGGACTACGTCATCAAGCCCGAGCACCAGGGCCTGGCCGGCTTCGCCCTGGTCTTCCTGCTGCTGCGCGCCTTCTCCTCCGGCTGCGCCGCCCTCACCGGCGTCGAGGCGATCTCCAACGGCGTCCCGGCCTTCCGCAAGCCCAAGTCCAAGAACGCCGCGACCACCCTCGCGATGATGGGCCTGCTGGCCGTCACCATGTTCTGCGGCATCATCGCGCTGGCCGCCGCCACCGACGTCCGCATGGCCGAGAACCCGGCCCGCGACCTCTTCCACAACGGCGTCCCGCTCGGCGCGGACTACGTGCAGAACCCGGTGATCTCCCAGGTCGCCGAGGCCGTCTTCGGCAAGGGCAGCTTCCTGTTCATCGTGCTGGCCGCGGCCACCGCGCTGGTGCTGTTCCTCGCCGCCAACACGGCCTACAACGGCTTCCCGCTGCTCGGCTCGATCCTCGCCCAGGACCGCTACCTGCCGCGCCAGCTGCACACCCGCGGCGACCGGCTGGCCTTCTCCAACGGCATCGTGCTCCTCGCGGGCGCCGCCGGACTGCTGGTGTGGATCTACGGCGCGGACTCCACCCGCCTGATCCAGCTGTACATCGTCGGCGTGTTCGTGTCGTTCACGCTCAGCCAGACCGGCATGGTCCGGCACTGGAACCGCCACCTGGCCACCGAGCAGGACCAGGCCAAGCGCCGCCGCATGATCCGCTCGCGCGCCATCAACGCCTTCGGCGCTTTCTTCACCGGGCTCGTGCTGGTCGTCGTCCTCGTCACCAAGTTCACGCACGGCGCCTGGGTCGCCCTGCTCGGCATGGTGATCTTCTACGCGACGATGACGGCCATCCGTAAGCACTACGACCGGGTCGCCGAGGAGATCGCCGCCCCCGAGGGCCCGAGCGACGACAGCGTACGGCCCTCCCGCGTCCACTCCGTCGTCCTGATCTCCAAGATCCACCGCCCCACGCTGCGCGCCCTGGCCTACGCCAAGCTGATGCGCTCGGACACGCTGGAGGCGGTCAGCGTCAACGTCGACCCGGCCGAGACCAAGGCGCTGCGCGAGGAGTGGGAGCGCCGCGGCATCGACGTACCGCTGAAGGTCCTCGACTCGCCCTACCGCGAGATCACGCGGCCGATCATCGAGTACGTCAAGAGCCTGCGCAAGGAGTCGCCGCGGGACGCGGTGTCCGTGATCATCCCCGAGTACGTCGTCGGCCACTGGTACGAGCACCTGCTGCACAACCAGAGCGCCCTGCGCCTGAAGGGCCGGCTGCTGTTCACGCCGGGGATCATGGTGACCTCCGTGCCGTACCAGCTGCAGTCCTCCGAGGCGGCCAAGCGGCGGGCCCGCAGGCAGCAGGAGTGGAACGCGCCGGGGTCGGTGCGGCGGGGGCCCGCGCAGGAGCGGACCCGGGAGTCCTCGGACCCCAAGTCCTGA
- a CDS encoding class I SAM-dependent RNA methyltransferase, with amino-acid sequence MQAEPRKSLVGEEYEVEVGPVAHGGHCIARTSEGQVLFVRHALPGERVVARVTEGEEGARFLRADAVRVLDASKDRIDEPCPYAGPGRCGGCDWQHAKPGAQRRLKADVIAEQLQRLAGLTPEEAGWDGTVLPAEGDKVPAGQVPAWRTRVQYAVTADGRAGLRRHRSHEVEPIDHCMIAAEGVSELGIEKRDWTGMDSVEAIAATGSQDRQVILTPKPGARLPLVELDRPVSVLRVDERSGGVHRVHGRPFVRERADGRTHRVGGGGFWQVHPKAADTLVTAVMQGLLPRKGDMALDLYCGVGLFAGALADRVGDKGAVLGIESGKRAVEDARHNLADFDRVRIEQGKVESVLPRTGITEVDLIVLDPPRAGAGRKTVEHLSSLGARRIAYVACDPAALARDLGYFRDGGYRVRTLRAFDLFPMTHHVECVAILEPAAKGS; translated from the coding sequence ATGCAGGCAGAACCGAGGAAGTCGCTGGTGGGGGAGGAGTACGAGGTCGAGGTCGGCCCCGTCGCCCACGGCGGCCACTGCATCGCCCGTACGTCCGAGGGCCAGGTGCTGTTCGTCCGGCACGCCCTGCCGGGTGAGCGGGTCGTGGCGCGGGTGACCGAGGGCGAGGAGGGCGCGCGGTTCCTGCGGGCCGACGCGGTACGGGTGCTCGACGCCTCCAAGGACCGGATCGACGAGCCCTGCCCCTACGCCGGGCCGGGCCGCTGCGGCGGCTGCGACTGGCAGCACGCCAAGCCGGGAGCGCAGCGGCGCCTGAAGGCCGACGTCATCGCCGAGCAGCTCCAGCGGCTCGCCGGGCTCACCCCGGAGGAGGCCGGCTGGGACGGCACGGTCCTGCCCGCCGAGGGCGACAAGGTGCCCGCGGGGCAGGTCCCGGCCTGGCGGACCCGCGTCCAGTACGCCGTCACGGCCGACGGCCGGGCCGGTCTGCGCCGGCACCGCTCGCACGAGGTGGAGCCGATCGACCACTGCATGATCGCCGCGGAGGGCGTCAGCGAGCTGGGCATCGAGAAGCGCGACTGGACCGGCATGGACTCCGTCGAGGCGATCGCGGCGACGGGCTCGCAGGACCGGCAGGTGATCCTCACGCCGAAGCCGGGCGCGCGCCTGCCGCTGGTCGAACTGGACCGGCCGGTGTCCGTCCTGCGCGTCGACGAGCGCTCCGGCGGCGTCCACCGCGTCCACGGCCGCCCCTTCGTCCGCGAGCGCGCGGACGGCCGGACCCACCGCGTGGGGGGCGGCGGCTTCTGGCAGGTCCACCCGAAGGCGGCGGACACGTTGGTGACGGCCGTCATGCAGGGCCTGCTGCCGCGCAAGGGTGACATGGCCCTCGACCTGTACTGCGGCGTCGGCCTCTTCGCGGGCGCGCTCGCCGACCGCGTCGGCGACAAGGGCGCGGTCCTCGGCATCGAGTCCGGCAAGCGCGCGGTGGAGGACGCCCGCCACAACCTCGCCGACTTCGACCGTGTCCGCATCGAGCAGGGCAAGGTCGAGAGCGTGCTGCCGCGGACGGGCATCACGGAGGTCGACCTGATCGTCCTGGACCCGCCGCGGGCCGGGGCGGGCCGGAAGACGGTGGAGCATCTGTCGTCGCTGGGGGCGCGGCGGATCGCGTATGTGGCGTGCGATCCCGCTGCGCTGGCGCGGGATCTCGGGTACTTCCGGGACGGGGGGTATCGGGTGCGGACGTTGCGGGCGTTCGATCTGTTTCCGATGACCCACCACGTCGAGTGTGTCGCGATCCTCGAACCGGCCGCGAAGGGCTCCTGA